Proteins found in one Sphingobium sp. V4 genomic segment:
- a CDS encoding CoA ester lyase — translation MLLRHARSLLFLPASNPRAIAKARSLPCDMVILDLEDAVPEDAKEAARAGAIAALGDGFGGRLSAVRINVEGTPWHGAEMVAVKASGADYVVLPKVEHPRQVRDVFSVCQKPVIAMIESARGVLAAPAIAGEEGCAGLFMGNNDLRKDLCIPPSAGRSGLSHALQAVVLAARATGIAVFDGVFNRLEDETGLEAECAQGHELGFDGKTLIHPSQVPVANQVFGPDAQAVADARRLIETATGGAERFEGRMIEAMHVEEAQALIARAEAVGQ, via the coding sequence ATGTTGCTTCGCCACGCCCGTTCGCTGCTGTTCCTGCCCGCGTCCAATCCCCGCGCGATCGCCAAGGCGCGGAGCCTGCCCTGCGACATGGTGATCCTGGACCTGGAGGATGCGGTGCCCGAAGACGCCAAGGAAGCGGCGCGGGCCGGGGCGATCGCGGCGCTGGGCGATGGCTTTGGCGGACGATTGAGCGCGGTGCGGATCAATGTGGAGGGCACGCCCTGGCATGGCGCCGAAATGGTGGCGGTGAAGGCGTCGGGCGCCGACTATGTCGTGCTGCCCAAGGTCGAGCATCCCAGGCAGGTGCGGGACGTGTTCAGCGTGTGCCAGAAGCCGGTGATCGCGATGATCGAGAGCGCCAGGGGCGTGCTGGCTGCGCCGGCGATCGCGGGGGAGGAGGGCTGCGCCGGCCTGTTCATGGGCAATAACGACCTTCGCAAGGATCTGTGCATTCCGCCCTCGGCCGGGCGGTCGGGCCTGTCTCACGCGCTGCAGGCGGTGGTGCTGGCGGCGCGGGCGACGGGGATCGCGGTGTTCGACGGCGTGTTCAACCGGCTGGAGGACGAGACGGGGCTCGAGGCGGAATGCGCGCAGGGGCATGAACTGGGCTTCGACGGCAAGACGCTGATCCACCCGAGCCAGGTGCCGGTGGCGAACCAGGTGTTCGGGCCGGACGCGCAGGCGGTGGCGGACGCCCGGCGCCTGATCGAGACGGCGACCGGCGGGGCGGAACGGTTCGAGGGCCGGATGATCGAGGCGATGCATGTCGAGGAGGCGCAAGCCCTGATCGCGCGGGCCGAGGCGGTGGGGCAGTAG
- a CDS encoding SMR family transporter produces the protein MAWIALFFAGLLEIVWAFAMKQSQGFTRLAPSLITLGAMIASFGLLSLAMRSLPLGTAYMIWTGIGALGAFAVGVVFLGEAISPARLVAAGLILSGLVLMKLTAAH, from the coding sequence ATGGCCTGGATCGCGTTGTTTTTTGCCGGTCTGCTGGAAATCGTATGGGCCTTTGCGATGAAGCAGTCGCAGGGGTTCACGCGGCTGGCGCCCAGCCTGATTACCCTGGGTGCGATGATCGCGAGTTTCGGTCTGCTGTCGCTGGCGATGCGCAGCCTGCCGCTGGGGACGGCCTATATGATCTGGACTGGGATCGGCGCGCTGGGCGCTTTCGCGGTCGGTGTCGTTTTCCTGGGCGAGGCGATCAGCCCCGCGCGGCTGGTCGCGGCGGGGCTGATCCTGTCGGGGCTGGTGCTCATGAAGCTGACGGCGGCCCATTGA
- a CDS encoding NfeD family protein codes for MTDWLSLLHDHWAWLVFAALLGVGEVLVPGVFLIWIAIAAALTGLAALALPIALPVQLLLFAALSIAAVWGGRRWYADHPVASADPLLNDRTARLVGQTVTVVEPISGGEGRVKVGDGVWTATGPDAAVGARMRVTGADGTVLRVEPA; via the coding sequence ATGACCGACTGGCTGAGCCTGCTGCACGATCATTGGGCCTGGCTGGTCTTCGCCGCCCTGCTGGGTGTGGGGGAAGTGCTGGTTCCCGGCGTCTTCCTGATCTGGATCGCGATCGCGGCAGCGCTGACCGGCCTTGCCGCGCTCGCCCTGCCCATCGCCCTGCCCGTCCAGCTGCTCCTGTTCGCCGCCCTCAGCATTGCGGCGGTCTGGGGCGGGCGGCGCTGGTATGCCGACCATCCGGTCGCGTCTGCCGACCCCCTGCTCAATGATCGCACCGCCCGCCTCGTCGGCCAGACCGTGACCGTGGTGGAGCCGATCAGCGGCGGCGAGGGCCGGGTCAAGGTCGGCGACGGTGTCTGGACTGCGACCGGCCCCGACGCGGCGGTGGGCGCCCGGATGCGCGTGACCGGGGCGGACGGCACGGTTCTGCGGGTCGAGCCTGCCTGA
- a CDS encoding DUF1428 domain-containing protein, producing the protein MAYMDGFVIPVPKGNKERYREVAAYAAPIFIEHGATRVVECWADDIKPGKVNDFRTAVIAEADEEVVFSWVEWPDKATRDAGAEKVMNDPRMQPKEGEDMPFSGARLIYGGFEVLLDAKA; encoded by the coding sequence ATGGCCTATATGGACGGTTTCGTGATTCCGGTGCCCAAGGGTAACAAGGAACGCTATCGGGAGGTGGCGGCCTACGCCGCGCCGATCTTCATCGAGCATGGCGCGACGCGCGTGGTGGAATGCTGGGCCGACGACATCAAGCCCGGCAAGGTCAATGATTTCCGCACCGCCGTGATTGCCGAGGCGGATGAGGAAGTTGTCTTTTCTTGGGTCGAATGGCCCGACAAGGCGACCCGCGACGCGGGCGCGGAAAAGGTCATGAACGATCCCCGGATGCAGCCCAAGGAGGGCGAAGACATGCCCTTTTCCGGCGCGCGGCTCATCTATGGCGGCTTCGAGGTGCTGCTCGACGCGAAAGCCTGA
- a CDS encoding aspartate kinase produces the protein MARIVMKFGGTSMAGMERIRNVAARVKHVVDQGHEVAVVVSAMAGETDRLVGFCKEASPLYDPAEYDVVVASGEQVTSGLLAMTLKSMGVDARSWLGWQMPIRTTEAHAKARVEKIDTEALLAEMASGQVAVIPGFQGMMADGRVSTLGRGGSDTSAVAVAAAVKADRCDIYTDVDGVYTTDPRIVARARKLDLVTYEEMLELASVGAKVLQTRSVGLAMKEGVVVQVLSSFDDPTQDDLPGTLIVSDEELEAKLKESKMERQLITGIAHDKNEAKIIVTRVPDKPGAVASIFGPLADAAINVDMIIQNDSKDNEETDVTFTVPRADLARSVDLLEANKEEIGFRRIITDTEVAKISVVGVGMRSHAGVAATMFKTLADRGINIEAISTSEIKVSVLIDEDETELAVRVLHTAYGLDAPAA, from the coding sequence ATGGCGCGCATCGTGATGAAATTCGGCGGCACCTCCATGGCGGGGATGGAGCGAATTCGCAACGTGGCGGCGCGCGTCAAGCATGTCGTCGACCAGGGGCATGAAGTGGCGGTCGTCGTGTCGGCCATGGCAGGCGAAACCGATCGTCTGGTAGGCTTCTGCAAGGAAGCCTCGCCGCTTTACGACCCGGCGGAATATGATGTCGTCGTCGCGTCGGGCGAGCAGGTGACGAGCGGCCTGCTGGCCATGACGCTGAAGTCGATGGGCGTGGACGCCCGCAGCTGGCTGGGCTGGCAGATGCCTATCCGCACGACCGAAGCCCATGCCAAGGCGCGGGTCGAGAAGATCGACACCGAGGCGCTGCTGGCGGAGATGGCATCGGGCCAGGTCGCGGTGATCCCCGGTTTCCAGGGCATGATGGCCGATGGCCGCGTGTCGACGCTGGGCCGGGGCGGGTCGGACACGTCGGCAGTCGCGGTGGCGGCGGCGGTCAAGGCCGATCGTTGCGACATCTATACCGACGTGGACGGCGTCTACACCACCGACCCGCGCATCGTGGCGCGCGCCCGCAAGCTGGACCTCGTCACCTATGAGGAGATGCTGGAACTGGCCTCGGTCGGCGCCAAGGTGCTCCAGACCCGCTCGGTCGGCCTCGCCATGAAGGAAGGCGTGGTCGTGCAGGTGCTCTCTTCCTTCGATGATCCCACCCAGGACGACCTCCCCGGCACGCTGATCGTGAGCGACGAGGAACTGGAAGCCAAGCTCAAGGAAAGCAAGATGGAACGTCAGCTCATCACCGGCATCGCCCATGACAAGAATGAGGCGAAGATCATCGTCACCCGCGTGCCCGACAAGCCGGGCGCGGTCGCCAGCATCTTCGGCCCGCTGGCCGATGCGGCGATCAACGTCGACATGATCATCCAGAATGACTCCAAGGACAATGAGGAGACGGACGTCACCTTCACCGTCCCGCGCGCCGACCTGGCCCGCAGCGTCGACCTGCTGGAAGCGAACAAGGAAGAGATCGGCTTCCGCCGCATCATCACCGACACCGAAGTCGCCAAGATCAGCGTCGTGGGCGTCGGGATGCGCAGCCATGCCGGCGTCGCCGCCACCATGTTCAAGACGCTCGCCGACCGCGGCATCAATATCGAGGCGATCTCCACCAGCGAGATCAAGGTCAGCGTGCTGATCGACGAGGACGAGACGGAACTGGCGGTGCGTGTGTTGCACACCGCCTATGGCCTCGACGCCCCGGCGGCTTGA
- a CDS encoding nitronate monooxygenase, with amino-acid sequence MTTAKLASLMARGTEFLGCETAILCGAMSWVSERHLVSAISNAGGFGVIACGAMTPELLDKEIAATRSMTDKPFGVNLITMHPQLFDLIEVCAKHEVSHVVLAGGLPPKGSIEAIKQKGAKLICFAPALALAKKLVRSGVDALVVEGMEAGGHIGPVATSVLAQEILPEMAEQVPVFVAGGIGRGEAIAAYLEMGAAGVQLGTRFACASESIAHPNFKKAFFRASARDAIASVQIDPRLPVIPVRALKNAGTEAFTAKQREVANLLDSGAVDMGQAQLEIEHYWAGALRRAVIDGDVEGGSLMAGQSVGMVTKEEPVAAIIAQLMDEAGQALERRAA; translated from the coding sequence ATGACCACCGCCAAACTCGCTTCCCTGATGGCCCGCGGCACCGAATTTCTCGGTTGCGAGACCGCGATCCTGTGCGGGGCGATGAGCTGGGTATCCGAGCGGCATCTGGTGTCGGCCATTTCCAATGCTGGCGGTTTCGGCGTTATCGCCTGTGGCGCGATGACGCCCGAACTGCTGGACAAGGAGATTGCCGCGACCAGGTCCATGACGGACAAGCCGTTCGGCGTGAACCTCATCACCATGCATCCGCAGCTGTTCGACCTGATCGAGGTTTGCGCGAAGCATGAGGTGAGCCATGTCGTGCTGGCCGGCGGACTGCCGCCCAAGGGCAGCATCGAGGCGATCAAGCAAAAGGGCGCGAAGCTGATCTGCTTCGCGCCGGCGCTGGCGCTGGCGAAGAAGCTGGTGCGGTCCGGGGTCGATGCGCTGGTGGTGGAAGGTATGGAGGCGGGCGGCCATATCGGCCCGGTGGCGACCAGCGTGCTGGCGCAGGAAATCCTGCCCGAGATGGCGGAGCAGGTTCCCGTCTTTGTTGCCGGCGGCATCGGCCGGGGCGAGGCGATCGCCGCCTATCTGGAAATGGGCGCGGCGGGCGTGCAGCTGGGCACCCGCTTCGCCTGCGCGAGCGAGAGCATCGCCCATCCCAATTTCAAGAAGGCCTTTTTCCGCGCGTCGGCGCGCGATGCGATCGCCAGCGTGCAGATCGACCCGCGCCTGCCGGTCATCCCGGTGCGGGCGCTCAAGAATGCGGGGACCGAAGCCTTCACCGCCAAGCAGCGCGAGGTCGCCAATCTGCTCGACAGTGGCGCGGTGGACATGGGCCAGGCGCAGCTGGAGATCGAGCATTATTGGGCCGGCGCGCTGCGCCGCGCGGTAATCGACGGCGATGTCGAGGGCGGATCGCTGATGGCGGGCCAGTCGGTCGGCATGGTCACGAAGGAAGAACCCGTCGCCGCGATCATCGCCCAGTTGATGGACGAAGCTGGCCAGGCGCTGGAACGGCGAGCCGCCTGA
- a CDS encoding SPFH domain-containing protein, with protein sequence MLTTFALTLTGLVLFYLAVSVKVVRQGYQYTIERFGRFTEVARPGLNFYPAFFYAVGRKINMMEQVVDIPGQEIITKDNAMVSVDGVVFFQVLDAAKAAYEVSELYVAIMQLATTNLRTVMGSMDLDETLSKRDEINARLLSVVDQATNSWGIKITRVELKDIRPPADIVSAMGRQMKAEREKRANILDAEGMRAAEILKAEGQKQSQILEAEGRREAAFRDAEAREREAEAEAKATQMVSDAIAAGNPQALNYFIAQKYVEAVSQFATSPNAKTILFPVEATQLIGTLGGIGALAKDALGGDAPTPSAPPPAPRRGPFGQAQG encoded by the coding sequence ATGCTGACGACATTCGCGCTTACGCTTACCGGCCTCGTCCTCTTCTACCTCGCCGTCAGCGTGAAGGTGGTGCGGCAGGGCTATCAATATACCATCGAACGCTTCGGGCGCTTTACCGAAGTGGCCAGGCCCGGCCTCAATTTCTACCCCGCCTTCTTCTACGCGGTGGGCCGCAAGATCAACATGATGGAGCAGGTCGTCGACATTCCGGGGCAGGAGATCATCACCAAGGACAACGCCATGGTATCGGTCGATGGCGTGGTCTTCTTCCAGGTGCTGGACGCGGCCAAGGCGGCCTACGAAGTGTCCGAACTCTATGTCGCCATCATGCAACTGGCGACCACCAACCTGCGCACCGTCATGGGCTCGATGGACCTGGACGAAACCCTGTCCAAGCGCGACGAGATCAACGCGCGCCTCCTGTCGGTAGTGGATCAGGCCACCAACAGCTGGGGCATCAAGATCACCCGCGTCGAGCTGAAGGACATCCGCCCGCCCGCCGACATCGTCAGCGCCATGGGCCGCCAGATGAAGGCGGAGCGCGAGAAACGGGCCAATATCCTTGATGCCGAAGGGATGCGCGCCGCCGAAATCCTGAAGGCCGAGGGGCAGAAGCAAAGCCAGATACTGGAGGCCGAGGGCCGCCGCGAAGCCGCCTTCCGCGATGCCGAGGCGCGCGAGCGCGAGGCGGAGGCAGAAGCCAAGGCGACGCAGATGGTGTCCGACGCCATAGCGGCCGGCAACCCGCAGGCGCTCAACTATTTCATCGCCCAGAAATATGTCGAGGCGGTGAGCCAGTTCGCCACCTCCCCCAACGCCAAGACCATCCTCTTCCCGGTGGAGGCGACACAGTTGATCGGCACCCTGGGCGGCATCGGCGCGCTGGCGAAGGACGCGCTGGGCGGCGACGCGCCCACACCCAGCGCCCCGCCGCCCGCGCCGAGGCGCGGCCCCTTCGGACAGGCGCAGGGATAA
- a CDS encoding VOC family protein — protein MTDFSGKFFWYELMTSDPQAALAFYGDVLGWTSAPFGGDLAEPYHVVSGSAGQLGGVMAIPAEAKDCGMTPWWGGYVGSADVDGDVARLSAAGGSVKRPPEDISGVGRFAVMSDPGGAVFMLLKGASPDGMDAPPPMASGHVGWHELYSGDFDADMTFYTGQFGWTRGEAMDMGEMGSYQLISQTGGSDFQSMTGGVMPVPPMMPVPLWLFYFVVNDIDAAVERVTAGGGQVLNGPMEVPGGAWIIQATDPQGAMFALVGMRQDQGEA, from the coding sequence ATGACCGACTTTTCCGGCAAATTCTTCTGGTATGAGTTGATGACCAGCGACCCGCAGGCCGCGCTGGCCTTTTATGGCGATGTGCTGGGCTGGACCAGCGCGCCCTTCGGCGGCGATCTGGCCGAACCCTATCATGTCGTTTCCGGCAGCGCCGGGCAACTGGGCGGGGTGATGGCGATTCCGGCCGAAGCGAAGGACTGCGGCATGACGCCCTGGTGGGGTGGCTATGTCGGGTCTGCCGACGTGGATGGCGACGTCGCGCGGCTGAGCGCGGCGGGGGGCAGCGTGAAGAGGCCGCCTGAGGACATATCGGGCGTCGGGCGCTTCGCGGTGATGAGCGATCCCGGCGGAGCGGTGTTCATGCTGCTCAAGGGCGCCAGCCCGGATGGCATGGATGCGCCGCCGCCGATGGCGTCCGGCCATGTCGGCTGGCATGAACTCTACAGCGGCGATTTCGATGCGGACATGACCTTCTACACCGGCCAGTTCGGCTGGACGAGGGGCGAAGCCATGGATATGGGCGAAATGGGCAGCTATCAGCTCATTTCCCAGACCGGCGGCAGCGATTTCCAGAGCATGACCGGCGGCGTCATGCCCGTGCCGCCGATGATGCCCGTGCCGCTCTGGCTCTTCTATTTCGTCGTGAACGACATCGATGCGGCGGTCGAGCGGGTAACGGCGGGCGGCGGCCAGGTTCTGAACGGCCCTATGGAAGTGCCCGGCGGTGCGTGGATCATCCAGGCGACCGACCCGCAAGGCGCGATGTTCGCGCTGGTCGGGATGCGTCAGGATCAGGGAGAGGCGTGA
- a CDS encoding VOC family protein: protein MATEPAPKMIFVNLPVGDLGASIAFYAAVGAAPNQDFADESTQMMSFSESIHVMLLTRERFQGFTPRKIPDAHETAQVLLALSETSREAVDATVESALAAGGTEPNPRQDHGFMYGRSFADLDGHIWEVAWMDMAAALASGRSAEM, encoded by the coding sequence ATGGCGACCGAACCCGCTCCGAAGATGATTTTCGTCAATCTGCCGGTCGGTGATCTGGGCGCCTCCATCGCCTTCTATGCGGCGGTTGGCGCGGCGCCAAACCAGGATTTCGCCGACGAGAGCACGCAGATGATGAGCTTTTCCGAGAGCATCCACGTGATGCTGCTGACGCGGGAGCGCTTCCAGGGCTTCACGCCGCGCAAGATTCCCGACGCGCATGAAACCGCACAGGTGCTGCTCGCATTGAGCGAGACGAGCCGCGAGGCGGTGGATGCGACCGTGGAAAGCGCGCTTGCGGCTGGCGGCACCGAACCGAACCCACGGCAGGATCATGGCTTCATGTACGGCCGTAGTTTCGCGGACCTGGACGGCCATATCTGGGAAGTGGCGTGGATGGACATGGCGGCGGCGCTGGCCTCGGGACGGTCCGCCGAAATGTGA
- a CDS encoding SDR family NAD(P)-dependent oxidoreductase: MQSTGKTILITGGGSGIGAALAHEFHAAGNQVIIAGRRRGALDAVVAAHPGMAAMVLDMADPAAITAFASQLVADFPALDAVLLNAGIMVAEEKIDLDIAEATIATNLLGPIRLAHALLPHLEARPAATILTVSSGLAFVPLAATPTYSATKAAIHSWSLSMREQLKDTSVEVVEIVPPGVQTDLMPGHAENDQMMPLAEFMAETMALLRQEPTPAEIHVERVRFLSEATKRGEFAQVFGILNGAH; encoded by the coding sequence ATGCAATCCACAGGCAAGACCATTCTCATCACCGGCGGCGGTTCGGGCATCGGCGCGGCGCTGGCGCATGAATTTCATGCCGCGGGCAATCAGGTGATCATCGCCGGGCGGCGGCGAGGAGCGCTGGACGCGGTCGTGGCGGCGCACCCCGGCATGGCAGCAATGGTGCTGGACATGGCCGATCCGGCGGCGATCACGGCGTTCGCGAGCCAATTGGTCGCCGACTTCCCTGCCCTCGACGCGGTGCTGCTCAACGCCGGCATCATGGTGGCCGAGGAGAAGATCGACCTCGACATCGCGGAGGCGACGATCGCGACCAATTTGCTGGGACCGATCCGCCTCGCCCATGCGCTGCTGCCACATCTGGAGGCGCGGCCGGCTGCGACCATCCTGACCGTGTCGTCAGGACTCGCCTTCGTGCCCCTGGCGGCGACGCCGACCTACAGCGCCACGAAGGCGGCGATCCACAGCTGGTCCCTTTCGATGCGCGAGCAATTGAAGGACACGAGCGTGGAGGTCGTCGAGATCGTTCCGCCCGGCGTGCAGACAGATCTGATGCCGGGCCATGCCGAAAACGACCAGATGATGCCACTGGCGGAATTCATGGCCGAGACGATGGCGCTGCTGCGGCAGGAGCCGACGCCCGCGGAAATCCATGTCGAGCGGGTGAGATTCCTCAGCGAGGCGACGAAGCGGGGCGAGTTCGCGCAGGTGTTCGGGATTCTGAACGGGGCGCATTGA
- a CDS encoding antibiotic biosynthesis monooxygenase: protein MFVAVYWWRVHAGKEEQFRAAWRRGTDLIREKYGSYGSRLHRDADGRFVGYAEWPDERTWRAAFEQKMVYDDPATRAAFVDAIAEVPADADPIFTMTVTDDLLVLRAAGERQD from the coding sequence ATGTTCGTCGCGGTCTATTGGTGGCGGGTCCATGCCGGCAAGGAGGAGCAGTTCCGCGCGGCCTGGCGGCGCGGAACCGACCTCATCCGGGAAAAATATGGCAGCTACGGGTCCCGCCTCCATCGCGACGCCGACGGCCGCTTCGTCGGCTATGCCGAATGGCCCGACGAGCGGACCTGGCGCGCGGCGTTCGAGCAGAAGATGGTCTATGACGATCCGGCGACCCGCGCCGCCTTCGTCGACGCCATCGCCGAAGTGCCCGCCGATGCCGACCCGATCTTCACCATGACCGTTACCGACGACCTGCTGGTGCTGCGCGCGGCCGGCGAACGACAGGACTGA
- the fsa gene encoding fructose-6-phosphate aldolase, whose protein sequence is MKFFVDTADTAEIRELAATGLLDGVTTNPTLIHKSGRKFLEVVEEICGIVDGPVSAEVVALDHETMMKEAAVLRKIADNVCIKVPLTIDGLKTCKALTDDGALVNVTLCFSANQALLAAKAGASFISPFVGRHDDNGFDGLALIEDIRLIYDNYAFKTEILAASLRHPIHVLDCAKIGADVITAPPAVIKMLSKHVLTDKGLEGFAADWAKTGQTIL, encoded by the coding sequence ATGAAATTCTTCGTCGACACCGCCGACACTGCCGAAATCCGCGAGCTGGCCGCCACTGGCCTGCTGGACGGCGTCACCACCAATCCCACGCTGATCCACAAGTCGGGCCGCAAGTTCCTGGAAGTCGTGGAGGAAATCTGCGGCATCGTGGATGGCCCGGTGTCCGCCGAAGTCGTCGCGCTCGATCATGAGACGATGATGAAGGAAGCCGCCGTGCTGCGGAAGATCGCGGACAATGTCTGCATCAAGGTGCCGCTGACCATCGACGGGCTCAAGACCTGCAAGGCGCTGACCGATGACGGCGCGCTGGTCAATGTGACGCTCTGCTTCTCCGCCAACCAGGCGCTGCTCGCCGCCAAGGCGGGCGCCAGCTTCATCTCGCCCTTCGTCGGCCGCCATGACGATAATGGCTTCGATGGCCTCGCGCTGATCGAGGACATCCGCCTGATCTACGACAATTACGCGTTCAAGACCGAGATTTTGGCCGCCTCGCTGCGCCACCCGATCCATGTGCTCGATTGCGCGAAGATCGGCGCCGACGTCATCACGGCTCCCCCCGCGGTCATCAAGATGCTGTCCAAGCATGTGCTGACCGACAAGGGGCTGGAAGGCTTCGCCGCCGACTGGGCCAAGACCGGCCAGACGATTCTCTGA
- a CDS encoding helix-turn-helix domain-containing protein, whose protein sequence is MTNLLENRFRADDIAQAERHLATESPTDIDPRVERLVNELIGRIADKWTLLVLELLEEKGTLRFTEIGRQVEGISQKMLTQTLRHMERDGLLTRTVHPVVPPRVDYALTPLGNSLSAAFCGVWVWAERHRETVEAARAAFDARD, encoded by the coding sequence ATGACAAATCTGCTCGAAAATCGATTCCGTGCCGACGACATCGCGCAGGCTGAACGACATCTGGCGACGGAATCCCCCACCGACATCGACCCGCGCGTCGAGCGACTCGTCAACGAGCTGATCGGCCGCATCGCCGACAAATGGACCCTGCTGGTGCTGGAATTGCTGGAGGAGAAGGGCACGCTCCGCTTCACCGAGATCGGCCGGCAGGTCGAAGGCATCAGCCAGAAGATGCTGACGCAGACGCTGCGGCACATGGAACGCGACGGGCTGCTGACCCGCACCGTCCATCCGGTCGTTCCGCCGCGCGTCGACTATGCCCTGACCCCGCTCGGCAACAGCCTCAGCGCCGCCTTCTGCGGCGTCTGGGTCTGGGCCGAGCGCCATCGGGAGACGGTGGAAGCCGCACGCGCCGCCTTCGACGCGCGCGACTGA
- the ubiG gene encoding bifunctional 2-polyprenyl-6-hydroxyphenol methylase/3-demethylubiquinol 3-O-methyltransferase UbiG, with protein sequence MMTQTTATIDPKEAAHFGAMAADWWDPAGSSAMLHKLNPVRLRYIRAAIDRHWPGHEQAFRPLAGRRALDVGCGAGLLAEPLARLGATVTGLDAAPENIAAAAAHAQGQHLAIDYRTTPVEEMTDSGFDLVTSMEVIEHVADPAAFVRALAGKLAPDGLMILSTPNRTPLSRLAMITIGESVGGIPKGTHDWHKFLTPDELTALLEEAGLDVTDSSGLAFDPRSGFTLSSNKAINYLLTARHK encoded by the coding sequence ATGATGACCCAGACCACCGCAACGATCGACCCGAAGGAAGCCGCCCATTTCGGCGCCATGGCCGCCGACTGGTGGGACCCCGCCGGCTCCAGCGCGATGCTGCACAAGCTGAACCCGGTGCGCCTGCGCTATATCCGCGCGGCGATCGACCGCCACTGGCCCGGCCATGAGCAGGCGTTCCGGCCCCTCGCCGGCAGGCGCGCGCTCGATGTCGGCTGCGGCGCGGGCCTGCTCGCCGAACCGCTGGCGCGCCTCGGCGCGACCGTCACCGGCCTCGACGCCGCCCCGGAAAATATCGCCGCCGCCGCCGCCCATGCACAGGGCCAGCACCTCGCCATCGACTATCGCACCACCCCGGTGGAGGAAATGACCGACAGCGGCTTCGATCTCGTCACCTCGATGGAGGTGATCGAGCATGTGGCCGATCCCGCCGCCTTCGTGCGCGCGCTCGCCGGAAAACTGGCGCCCGACGGCCTCATGATCCTCTCGACCCCCAACCGCACGCCCCTCTCCCGCCTCGCCATGATCACCATCGGCGAAAGCGTCGGCGGCATCCCCAAGGGCACGCATGACTGGCACAAATTCCTCACGCCCGATGAACTGACCGCACTGCTGGAAGAAGCGGGCCTGGACGTCACCGACAGCAGCGGCCTCGCCTTCGATCCGCGCAGCGGCTTCACCCTGTCGAGCAACAAGGCGATCAACTATCTGCTCACGGCCAGGCACAAGTAA
- a CDS encoding helix-turn-helix domain-containing protein: MSPPPRKRAYQDGCAVAHALDIIGDRWAMPIMRELMLGPKRFTDLRAGLPGISANVLTQRLEDLEAASILIRRRLPPPAASQIYELTDWGRESEILFQVLGRWACRSPTMEPGKPMSQVSVILSMRTMIDRGRIGDMDASLGFRFGEEEFRATLKDGDFLIDRGAAAGADAIVSGDQNALAAVLYGGARYQDVAEALTVEGDRGLAERFATLFPLPPKAPDMLNGPPSAS, encoded by the coding sequence ATGAGTCCGCCACCCAGAAAACGTGCCTATCAGGACGGATGCGCCGTCGCCCATGCGCTGGACATTATCGGCGATCGCTGGGCTATGCCGATCATGCGCGAACTGATGCTCGGCCCCAAGCGTTTCACCGACCTGCGCGCCGGCCTGCCCGGAATCAGCGCCAATGTGCTGACGCAAAGACTGGAGGATCTGGAAGCCGCCAGCATCCTCATCCGCCGTCGCCTGCCCCCGCCCGCCGCCAGCCAGATCTACGAACTGACCGACTGGGGCCGCGAGTCGGAGATCCTGTTTCAGGTGCTGGGCCGATGGGCCTGCCGCTCGCCCACCATGGAGCCCGGCAAGCCGATGAGCCAGGTTTCGGTGATCCTGTCGATGCGTACGATGATCGACCGCGGCCGGATCGGTGACATGGACGCCAGCTTGGGCTTTCGTTTTGGGGAGGAGGAATTTCGCGCGACACTCAAGGATGGCGATTTCCTGATCGACCGGGGCGCCGCGGCCGGCGCAGACGCGATCGTCAGCGGCGACCAGAATGCGCTGGCCGCGGTTCTCTATGGTGGCGCGCGCTATCAGGATGTGGCGGAGGCGCTGACGGTCGAAGGCGACAGGGGGCTGGCGGAACGTTTCGCCACCCTCTTCCCGCTGCCCCCCAAGGCGCCCGACATGCTCAATGGGCCGCCGTCAGCTTCATGA